A region from the Bactrocera dorsalis isolate Fly_Bdor chromosome 1, ASM2337382v1, whole genome shotgun sequence genome encodes:
- the LOC125775518 gene encoding putative nuclease HARBI1 gives MSEEEKQQEQILFKIGNTKCNRLHRWSPYCHLCSYHNKHLYLNRKGFFSINAMIAWDHDMNIRFMNARYAGSTHDSFVWNNSSLKACLEAAHQNGDQNSIYLGDSGYPLSPYLLTPFRHAESGTRESIFNKKHAKARNVERTIGVLKCRFRCLLSARKMRYDPAKVTSVINICCALHNICKKFRIGDPEEAETFFDAVVPLEPINENGNGSPGERRRRQIADALM, from the exons ATgagtgaagaagaaaagcagCAGGAGCAAATTTTATTCAAGATCGGGAATACCAAATGTAATAGGCTGCATCGATGGAGCCCATATTGCCATTTATGCTCCTACCACAACAAACACCTCTATCTAAACAGAAAAGgattttttagcataaatgcaatgatt GCTTGGGATCATGATATGAATATCCGTTTTATGAATGCTAGATATGCTGGTTCTACACACGATTCGTTCGTATGGAACAATAGTTCTCTAAAGGCATGTTTAGAGGCAGCGCATCAAAACGGAGATCAGAACTCTATTTATTTAG GTGACTCCGGATACCCACTAAGCCCTTATTTATTAACACCTTTCCGTCATGCAGAATCTGGAACTAGGGAgtcaatttttaataagaagCACGCGAAAGCGAGAAATGTTGAACGTACGATTGGAGTTTTGAAATGCCGTTTCAGATGTCTTCTGAGTGCTAGAAAAATGCGCTACGATCCTGCTAAAGTAACATCCGTTATTAATATATGCTGCGCCTTGCacaacatttgtaaaaaatttagaatcggTGATCCGGAGGAGGCTGAAACCTTCTTTGATGCCGTTGTACCGTTGGAACCAATTAATGAAAATGGCAATGGTTCACCAGGAGAGCGCCGCAGAAGACAAATTGCTGATGCTTTGATGTAA
- the LOC125775614 gene encoding uncharacterized protein LOC125775614 — MPENAEVQAQSKLFRECRVTTAKMHHSISRITGDLEDEYYMELASKLPMSSEEHVRFVEDKLSQNESTDAMMRLILKSKGAKGSVDGVLRGMFSDDLLYHYNLEGRKEKGSLLKLKVVGLVFDIFPNKDKNIICGELRRFVALSHNRFKQKKHKLKTKLI; from the exons aTGCCAGAAAATGCCGAGGTGCAGGCACAAAGTAAATTATTTCGCGAATGCCGCGTCACAACGGCAAAGATGCATCATTCAATTAGCCGCATCACTGGTGACTTGGAGGACGAGTATTACATGGAGCTCGCTTCGAAACTGCCCATGTCATCGGAAGAGCACGTGCGCTTCGTGGAAGACAAACTTTCACAAAACGAAAGCACGGATGCTatg atgcgGCTAATATTGAAGTCAAAGGGCGCAAAAGGAAGTGTGGACGGCGTACTGCGTGGTATGTTTTCTGACGATCTACTGTACCACTACAATTTAGAGGGACGCAAAGAGAAGGGATCCCTACTAAAGCTAAAGGTCGTAGGGTTAGTTTTTG ATATATTTCCTAACAAGGATAAAAACATTATCTGTGGGGAGCTCCGGAGGTTTGTGGCCTTAAGTCACAAtcgttttaagcaaaaaaagcataaacttaagacaaaattaatataa